From a single Oncorhynchus tshawytscha isolate Ot180627B linkage group LG33, Otsh_v2.0, whole genome shotgun sequence genomic region:
- the LOC112247302 gene encoding rab GDP dissociation inhibitor beta has protein sequence MNEEYDVIVLGTGLTECILSGIMSVKGKKVLHMDRNSYYGAESASITPLEDLYKRFSLPGAPPESMGKGRDWNVDLIPKFLMANGQLVRMLLITQVTRYLDFKVIEGSFVYKKGSIYKVPSTETEALASSLMGLFEKRRFRKFLVFVANFDENDPKTMEGVDPNKTTMRDVFKKFDLGQDVIDFTGHSLALYRTDEYLDLPCMDSLNRIKLYSESLARYGKSPYLYPLYGLGELPQGFARLSAIYGGTYMLNKPIEEIVMEDGKVVGVKSEGEIARCKQLICDPSYLMDRSTKVGQVIRVICIMSHPIKNTSDANSCQIIIPQNQVNRKHDIYVCMISYTHNVAAQGKYVAIVSTTVETENPEMEVKPAMDLLEPVEQKFVSISDQYAPTDMGAESQIFMSRTYDATTHFETTCDDIKDIYKRMTGTEFDFAEMERKKNDIFGDAADQ, from the exons ATGAATGAAGAATACGACGTTATCGTGCTGGGTACCGGACTGACG GAATGCATCCTGTCAGGGATCATGTCGGTGAAGGGGAAGAAGGTCCTGCACATGGACCGGAACTCCTACTACGGGGCAGAGAGTGCCTCCATCACTCCCCTGGAGGAT CTGTATAAACGCTTCAGTCTCCCAGGCGCCCCGCCGGAGTCCATGGGAAAAGGCCGGGACTGGAATGTGGACCTCATCCCGAAGTTCCTCATGGCCAACG GTCAGTTGGTCCGCATGCTGCTGATCACACAGGTGACGCGCTACCTGGACTTCAAGGTGATTGAAGGCAGCTTCGTCTACAAGAAGGGCAGCATCTACAAAGTGCCCTCCACCGAGACCGAGGCCCTGGCATCGA GTCTGATGGGGCTATTTGAAAAACGTCGCTTCAGAAAGTTCCTGGTTTTCGTGGCCAACTTTGACGAAAATGACCCCAAGACCATGGAGGGCGTGGACCCCAACAAGACAACGATGAGGGACGTGTTCAAGAAGTTTGACCTGGGCCAGGACGTCATCGACTTCACAGGACACTCCCTCGCCCTCTACCGGACAGACGA gtacCTGGACCTGCCTTGCATGGACTCGCTAAACAGGATCAAGCTGTACAGTGAGTCTCTGGCCAGATATGGCAAGAGTCCgtacctctaccccctctacggCCTGGGGGAGCTGCCCCAAGGGTTCGCCAG ACTAAGTGCTATCTATGGAGGAACCTACATGCTGAACAAGCCCATTGAGGAGATCGTCATGGAGGATGGAAAAGTAGTGGGAGTCAAGTCTGAGGGAGAG aTCGCCCGCTGTAAGCAGCTGATCTGCGATCCCAGCTATCTAATGGACCGCAGCACCAAGGTCGGTCAGGTGATCCGGGTCATCTGCATCATGAGCCACCCCATCAAGAACACCAGCGACGCAAACTCCTGCCAGATCATCATCCCCCAGAACCAGGTCAACAGGAAGCACG ATATCTACGTGTGCATGATCTCCTATACTCATAATGTGGCAGCACAGGGGAAGTATGTGGCCATCGTCAGCACCACAGTGGAGACGGAAAACCCTGAGATGGAGGTCAAACCAGCCATGGACCTGCTGGAGCCTGTCGAGCAGAA GTTTGTGAGCATCAGTGACCAGTACGCACCAACTGACATGGGTGCTGAAAGCCAG ATCTTCATGTCCCGTACCTACGATGCTACCACCCACTTCGAGACCACTTGCGACGACATCAAGGACATCTACAAGAGGATGACGGGTACAGAATTTGACTTTGCAGAGATGGAGCGCAAGAAGAATGACATCTTCGGTGACGCAGCTGACCAGTAG
- the LOC112247348 gene encoding glycosyltransferase 8 domain-containing protein 2, which translates to MALLRKINHILLMMLVLIVCLLLHSKLFRGPPRPKLKRTETRKDPERAPKVPVEKAAEGGDDIPVVICAAEERMGGAMATINSIYSNTDASVFFYIVTLRDAIKLTRQYIEKTKLKGIKYKILEFNPMVLKGKVKPDSSRPDLLHPLNFVRFYLPLLDISHQRVIYLDDDVIVQGDIKDLYHTKLEKGHAAAFATDCDLPSTHEMVRSVGMQTTYMGFLDYRKQEVRDLGINPSDCSFNPGVFVADIGEWKKQKITKQLENWMQENLKKNIYSSAMAGGVATPPMLIVFHDKYTIIDPLWHVRHLGWSPDARYPETFLQGAHLLHWNGRFKPWDYPCVHLDLWEKWFIPDPTGKFLLVRPEGKI; encoded by the exons atggcTCTTTTGAGGAAAA TAAACCATATCCTGCTCATGATGCTGGTTCTCATAGTGTGTCTACTCCTGCACAGTAAGCTGTTCAGAGGCCCGCCTCGGCCCAAACTCAAACGCACAG AAACCAGGAAGGACCCAGAGCGTGCACCCAAAGTTCCTGTAGAGAAGGCAGCGGAGGGAGGGGATGACATCCCAGTGGTAATCTGTGCTGCGGAGGAACGAATGGGCGGTGCCATGGCAACCATCAACAGCATCTATAGCAACACAGATGCCAGCGTGTTCTTCTATATTGTCACTCTTCGTGATGCCATCAAGCTGACAAG ACAGTACATAGAGAAGACCAAGCTGAAGGGAATCAAGTATAAGATTCTAGAGTTCAACCCCATGGTCCTGAAAGGGAAGGTGAAACCAGACTCCTCCCGACCAGACCTGCTGCATCCA CTGAACTTTGTACGTTTTTACTTGCCGCTCCTTGATATCAGCCACCAGAGGGTGATCTACTTAGACGACGATGTCATTGTGCAAG GTGACATCAAGGACCTGTACCATACCAAGCTGGAGAAAGGCCATGCTGCCGCCTTCGCCACAGACTGTGACCTGCCCTCCACCCACGAGATGGTGCGCAGCGTTGGCATGCAG ACAACGTACATGGGCTtcctggactacaggaaacaggaagtgagagaCCTGGGGATCAACCCCAGCGACTGCTCCTTCAACCCTGGGGTGTTTGTGGCCGACATTGGAGAGTGGAAGAAACAGAAGATCACCAAACAGCTGGAGAACTGGATGCAGGAGAACTTAAA GAAAAACATATACAGCAGTGCCATGGCAGGGGGCGTGGCGACTCCTCCTATGCTGATAGTGTTCCATGACAAATACACAATCATCGATCCTCTGTGGCACGTCCGACACCTGG GCTGGAGCCCAGACGCCCGCTACCCTGAGACCTTCCTCCAGGGGGCACACCTGCTGCACTGGAACGGGCGCTTCAAGCCCTGGGACTACCCCTGTGTCCACCTGGACCTGTGGGAGAAGTGGTTCATCCCAGATCCCACCGGGAAGTTCTTGTTGGTACGGCCCGAGGGCAAAATCTGA
- the LOC112247347 gene encoding endoplasmin produces the protein MIFFSIKMNRMWTIGLFCALLAFSSVRAEDEVDIDGTVEEDLGKSRDGSRTDDEVVLREEEAILLDGLNAAQIKEIREKSEKHVFKAEVNRMMKLIINSLYKNKEIFLRELISNASDALDKIRLLSLTNDEALTGNEELTVKIKSDKEKNRLHITDTGIGMTKEDLVRNLGTIAKSGTSEFLNKMTEMQTDGQSTSELIGQFGVGFYSAFLVADKVIVTTKHNNGTQHIWESDSNEFSVIEDPRGDTLGRGTTITLVMKEEATDYLELETIKNLVRKYSQFINFPIYVWSSKTETVEEPIDETDADNKDEDHDEVEEEEEDKPKTKKVEKTVWDWELMNDIKPIWQRPAKEVEEDEYKAFYKTFSRDTDEPISHIHFTAEGEVTFKSILFVPAAAPRGLFDEYGSKKNDFIKLFVRRVYITDDFHDMMPKYLNFVKGMVDSDDLPLNVSRETLQQHKLLKVIRKKLVRKTLDMIKKIAEEQYNEKFWKAFGTNIKLGVIEDHSNRTRLAKLLRFQTSNSDTVLASLEQYVERMKEKQDKIYFMAGTSRQEAESSPFVEKLLKRGYEVVYLTEPVDEYCIQALPEFDGKRFQNVAKEGVKFDESDKTKEKREGLEKEYEPLTTWMKDSALKDKIEKAVLSQRLTNSPCALVASQYGWSGNMERIMKAQAYQTGKDISTNYYASQKKTLEINPKHPLIKEMLKRINDNAEDQTASDLAIVLFETATLRSGYQLADTKAYGDRIERMLRLSMNVDLNEEPEEEPEEEVKADEEDEDSGATGRDEL, from the exons ATGATCTTTTTTTCTATTAAAATGAACCGAATGTGGACAATAGGCCTATTTTGTGCTCTTCTAGCTTTCA GTTCTGTCAGAGCGGAGGATGAGGTTGACATTGATGGGACAGTGGAGGAGGACTTGGGCAAAAGTAGAGACGGCTCCCGGACAGATGACGAGGTCGTCCTGAG GGAAGAGGAGGCTATCCTGCTTGATGGCCTGAATGCAGCGCAGATAAAGGAAATTCGGGAAAAATCAGAAAAGCATGTCTTCAAGGCCGAGGTGAACAGAATGATGAAGCTCATCATCAACTCCCTGTACAAGAACAAAGAG ATCTTCCTGAGGGAACTGATCTCCAACGCTTCCGATGCTCTGGATAAGATCCGGTTGCTGTCCCTGACCAATGACGAGGCACTTACTGGTAACGAGGAGCTGACAGTGAAAATCAAG TCTGACAAGGAGAAGAACAGGCTTCACATTACCGACACCGGCATCGGCATGACCAAAGAAGACCTGGTCAGGAACCTCGGCACCATCGCCAAATCCGGCACCAGCGAGTTCCTCAACAAGATGACAGAGATGCAGACCGATGGCCAGTCAACCTCTGAgctgattggtcagtttggcgTGGGCTTCTACTCTGCCTTCTTGGTGGCTGACAAGGTGATCGTAACCACGAAGCACAACAACGGCACGCAGCACATATGGGAGTCTGACTCCAACGAGTTCTCCGTCATCGAGGACCCCCGCGGGGACACCCTCGGCAGGGGCACCACCATCAC CTTGGTGATGAAGGAGGAGGCAACAGACTACTTGGAGCTGGAGACCATCAAGAACCTTGTGAGGAAATACTCCCAGTTCATCAACTTCCCCATCTACGTATGGAGTAGCAAGACTGAGACTGTAGAGGAGCCTATTGATGAGACTGACGCCGATAACAAGGATGAAGACCACgatgaggtggaggaagaggaggaggacaagcCAAAGACGAAGAAG GTGGAGAAGACGGTGTGGGACTGGGAGCTGATGAATGACATCAAGCCCATCTGGCAGAGGCCTGccaaggaggtggaggaggacgaGTACAAGGCCTTCTACAAGACCTTCTCCAGG GACACAGACGAGCCCATCTCCCACATCCACTTCACAGCAGAGGGGGAGGTCACCTTCAAGTCCATCCTCTTTGTGCCTGCCGCAGCTCCCCGGGGACTCTTTGACGAGTACGGTTCTAAGAAGAACGACTTCATTAAG CTCTTTGTGCGTAGAGTTTACATCACTGATGACTTCCATGACATGATGCCTAagtacttgaactttgtgaaagGAATG GTTGACTCCGATGACCTTCCTCTGAACGTCTCAAGAGAAACTCTCCAGCAACACAAACTTCTCAAG GTCATTCGCAAGAAGCTGGTACGCAAGACCCTGGACATGATCAAGAAGATTGCAGAGGAGCAGTACAACGAGAAGTTCTGGAAGGCGTTTGGCACCAACATCAAGCTGGGTGTGATCGAGGACCACTCCAACCGGACCCGTCTGGCCAAGCTGCTGCGTTTCCAGACCTCCAACAGCGACACGGTGCTGGCCAGCCTGGAACAGTAcgtagagaggatgaaggagaAGCAGGACAAGATCTACTTCATGGCCGGGACCAGCAGACAAGAG GCCGAGTCGTCTCCCTTCGTGGAGAAGCTGTTGAAAAGGGGTTATGAGGTCGTCTACCTGACAGAGCCCGTGGATGAGTACTGTATCCAGGCCCTACCGGAGTTTGACGGCAAGCGCTTCCAGAACGTGGCCAAGGAGGGCGTCAAGTTTGACGAGAGTGACAAGAccaaggagaagagggagggccTGGAGAAGGAGTATGAACCTCTCACAACCTGGATGAAGGACAGCGCCCTGAAGGACAAG ATCGAGAAGGCTGTGCTGTCCCAGAGGCTGACCAACTCTCCCTGTGCCCTGGTAGCCAGCCAGTACGGCTGGTCCGGTAACATGGAAAGGATCATGAAGGCACAGGCCTACCAGACAGGAAAAGACATATCCACAAA TTATTATGCAAGCCAGAAGAAAACACTCGAGATCAACCCCAAACACCCTCTGATTAAAGAAATGTTGAAGAGAATAAAT GATAATGCAGAGGACCAGACTGCCTCGGACCTGGCTATAGTGCTGTTTGAGACGGCCACACTACGGTCAGGCTACCAGCTGGCTGACACCAAAGCCTATGGAGACAGAATAGAACGCATGCTCCGACTCAGCATGAACGTGGACCTCAATGAAGAG CCAGAGGAGGAGCCAGAGGAGGAGGTTAAAGCAGATGAGGAAGATGAAGATTCG GGAGCCACAGGAAGAGATGAGCTGTGA